DNA sequence from the Acinonyx jubatus isolate Ajub_Pintada_27869175 chromosome A3, VMU_Ajub_asm_v1.0, whole genome shotgun sequence genome:
TTgtcctcctctgtttcttcaaaaaattgtaAGACCCTTTTAAGACAAAGGTCTTTGGGCATTGCCTTACTTTGGATCCCCCAGAAAGTAATCCTGGGACAAGGACATGCGTGAAAGCAGTTTACTTGGGAGATCTCTCAAGACACACAAGGTGGGGATCGGGTAAATGATACAGGCAAGAGAGGAGTCGACTATAAGCTGGTTACTGTGGGGGGAAACTGCAGCTTATTCTCCCAGGGGCCTTCTAAGGAATGCTGTAAAACATGTGTCCAAATGTCTGCATTCGTCTCCAGTGACGGGGCAGTTgagtcatttattcattgattcccATTCCTTCCTGGATGCCTGGGGGTATTAAAGCCCTTGCTCTTCCAGACTGTTCCACATGCAAGCTTAGCAAGATGTCAGGGAGCCAGAGAAAACCCATAGCACAGAAGTAGACTCTGACACTTGAAGTTGGAAGCTGTCTCTAAGCATTGGGTGTCATTCGGCCACAAAAGGAGCAAAACACTAATATATGCCACAGAAACCGAAAACGTTACTCTAAGCAAAAAAAGTCATACACAAAAGGTCACCTACAGTATGAATCCATTTTTATGAAGTATCCAGAATAGGTAGATCCATAGCAAtagaaagtaggttagtggttgccagggatgggATTGGGCTGGGGCGAAATAGCAACTGCTAGTAGGTATaaggttttcttttggttttgctttcgttttttaagtttcatttatttaagtaatctttacacctgacgtggggcttgaactcacaaccccgagatcaagagtcacatgctcttccaattgAGGCAGCAAGGTGCATTCTTTtggagtgataaaaatattttggaactaacAACGGTGGTGGTTACAGAACATTGTGAAGGTACTAAAAAGCCACTGATCTGTcctcttaaaaatggttaatcTTATCTGATGTGAATCCCACCTCAATTTTTCTAAAAGTGggttaggaaaaacaaaaatgtgccCCAGGTCTGTCTCCTGTAGCTACAGGTGAAATCAGAGGCAAGCCAAGAACATGCCTTATTAAACCTTCAAACCTTAAGTTGGAGAACCCAATGGAAGAATCTTCATGCCCCATAGCTGCTGGTTCTGATGTCATAACTGATAGTTATTATTTCCCTCCTGCATCAACCATTCCAAATTGCACCCAATAATAGAGGCTTTCTGTTAGTGCTGGCatcctctcctgctctcaaagCAGCATGATCTTGACAAATACTTTCTGAAGATTTGGTCCAACCTGAGATAAACCTGTCTCCTTCCCCACATGCTACACATGGTAATACCTTTACTTTTTGACGATGGTTAAAGAAAAGGGATGgcccaaaaagaagaaaaaggagaaggacagaagggaaatgaagggcagggagaaagagacccGGAGGGAGActcacaggaagagagaaaaaggcaggcaCACAGCAAAAGGAGgaagcacagaaagaagaaaaataggagcgcctgggtggctcagttggttgagtgtccagcttcggcttgggtcatgatctcgtggtttgtgagttcgagccctgcgtcaggctctgtgctgacaacctagagcctgcttcagattctgtgtctccttctctttctgcccatcccccgcttgtgatctgtctctctctctgtctctcaaaaataaatacataaatgtaaggaaaattaaaaaaaaaaaagaaagaagaaaaataaagtgtgagAAAAATAAGGAGACAAATAGACATGTCAGGAGAAGGGTAAGACTGggaagaaaactggaatattCTTGATCTCTAAACTCCACTGGAAAATGGAAGATGCTGGAATTGAACTTCCCTTTCTCCAAGGGAGTCTAGAAGTCCCAGACaatctttgcctctctccctggtTGACCAGAGAGCCAGAGAGCCGCAGCGAGCTGAGGAGTAGGAGCTGCTTTTCAAGAGTTCCTTCCCCCAGGGTTGGTGCTGTGGGTGCCAGCTACTCCCACCGGTGGCCTCGGGGACTTGGCGTTCCCCGGCACAGGAAGTGTGGCTCCTGTGCCAGGACAGCCAAAGATCAGAAGCAGGAGCTACTGCGGAGCAGTTCCTAATTTTCGTGCCAGCAGCCAGGCCAGTAGCTCTTAAAATGGGGCCCTTGGGACTTGTGCCAGTCCTGGTACTATTCATCCTCCTGGGGAGAGTTCAGGAGCCTGAGCTGGTTGAGGGGTTGCTTGGCAGTAAGTATCAGGGACTAGCCCTCCCAGCAGAAAAACGGAAGTTTCTGGGAGGGAGAAACAAAGAATTCTACAGAGGAGGAACACTTCCACCTTCAGCCTGGGACCCTGGGCAGGAGAAATGGGAGATATTCTCAGTCCTTCTCTCAGACCCCAAACTCCTGGTCAGATGCATTCCACGAGCACAGGGACCTGAGTCTGTAGCAACGGACTCCCCACTGTCATTATGAGAGGGATTCCTTCTAGACCAGGGGGCCATAAGATGGACTAAAAAGTTGCTGGAACCTTATGGACCTTTCCTATAAGAaagatccccccccccaccccagcaccaccCTTAGCAGCTTTAAATCTCCCAGTTGCAGCCCCAAAAGTCTCCCCATACCCACACCCCCAGAAGGTCCTTGCTTTTGGAGTAAAGAATGGTCTCTGGAAGTCCCTTGAAATGCGGAAATATGAAGATCCCTTAAGTAGCAGCTAAAATACACTGAGCACTCAGCAGTGAAGCCATACATtgcaggttcaaatcctggttcctcTCCTCAGTagctgtgtgtgaccttggaaaggtTCACATAACCTGCCTGTGCTCCAGATTCCTCTGTTTATAAAATGTGGATATTGATAGGACTCACCCATAGAGGTGTCATGAGAATTAAGGAGAAAAGGACAAGGGCACAGTAAGCATCTCGTTAATATTAGTTATCATTATTACGCCCCAGGCAGCTTGACGATGGCTTACAAGATTTGTCGCCTAATCCTCAAACCAACTCTATAGGCAGATGAAAGAGGCAAGGTCCAGAGATGATGCCTGTCACACTAAGGGTTGCACAGAATTCAAAGTCCAGCCACTTGAGTCCACAAATGGAGATCTCAGTCACCTGGAGGAGCTACAGCACTCTTGCCCCCACCCAGGGAACATCCAAATACAAGAAAGCCAAGTGACCAGAGTAGTCCTAGTGGAGAGCATCCTATgagtggtggggttgggggtagggCTGGGTGTAGGTACTACATGGTGAGTTGTTATCGGGTTGGGAGTGGGGACAGTGGTGTGAAAATCCTGAGCCATCTAAAGGTCACTACCTTCTGGGGACGATGAAGTGAAAAAAGGCTTCTCTAACTCTGCAGTGGTGCTCTGGGCCTGGCAATGGAGGGTTCtggtctcccttcttcccttgttTTCTCCCTCAGAGAAGTGtcccgaaaacaaaccaccatgCAGTTTCAAAGAAATCGACCACTGTGGGAGGAAAAAACGTTGCTCGGGGAAGATGAAGTGTTGCAAGTTTAACTGTGCAAAGAAATGTGTAGACCCCGATGAAGGTAACACACAAACTCCCTGAACTATCCAGTGCCCTCACTCCTGACCTGCACTCTCTGCCCATCAGCACTGGCATTGCTGGACCCCTCTCCTTGAATGATGGCTGGTCTCTGACCAAGAGTCTGGATGCATCTTCTGCCTGACACAAATCCTAGCAGTGCTGGACTGGGAtggagtttatttcttttctcccctattTAGGTATGTGGTGTGAGTAACAGAAATTTTCCTTTatgggccttagtttccccatgTGTAAGAAAGATATAGGCATTAGACCACATGGTCTCTTGGCTATTCTTCTGCGATCCTCTGAGATGTCAAGGAACCACGGAGGTCCTATCAAATGCCAACATGGCATCAGGAGATATGATAGCTCTAAGAAACAAGTATCTTTCCAGGCCTCTTTGTCTATATAAATCCAGGATGCCTTCCGTAACCATTTTTGACCTCCTACACTCTTTCTGCTGTGCCCATATGATTGAGCTCTAAAGAGGACCATCAAGgactattcattcattctttctttctttcaacaagtatttgctgGTGCCTCTTACACCCATGATGGTCTCTGCTTACTCAATATAACCCAGGGAAGCAAGAAGGTTTTCGTGGGAAAAGATCCAAGATATAAGATCAGAAAGATGGGTTGTAAGTAGGCAAAAATTGGAGGGAACAGCTTTCAGGCACAGGTAATAGTATGTGCGAAGGTCCTGTGTGAGGAGATAGCATGCTCAAGTCTAGAAAGTCTAGAGACCAGAGAACAAGCGTGCCCATgataagagagagaaatatgaGGATGGTAAAGCCAGGCTAGGTAGGCAAGACTCTGACAACGTTGGTTTTTGCCAGCCAGAGTAAGGGATCTTGTCTTGATCCTACAAGCAATAGAGTATTTATGTTCAAATCCCTATGTCATCTTCCTTAGGGAAGTTACTTAGcctctatgagcctcagtttcctcatctgcaaaatgaggaccATAAGAGGACCTACCTCATAAGGTCATAGGTTAATAT
Encoded proteins:
- the LOC113602556 gene encoding WAP four-disulfide core domain protein 6B-like, with the translated sequence MGPLGLVPVLVLFILLGRVQEPELVEGLLGKKCPENKPPCSFKEIDHCGRKKRCSGKMKCCKFNCAKKCVDPDEDVCSLPKEVGLCLALIPRWWYNKETKRCSKFTYGGCAGNNNNFQSEAVCRSICPDV